The following proteins are co-located in the Paenibacillus sp. FSL H8-0079 genome:
- a CDS encoding ABC transporter permease — protein sequence MKQTVERSSEQTPETAEVQKVNTATQEVRHNINPELLQTGAEKETSHTRKGYAGVSNPPFRNPRKRALIWGSFAVIWIVTVWLTGRLLPAGSTLTSLMDRNLSPAWAHPFGTDWLGRDMFMRTLKGLATSIQVGLLAACGGGLIALLLGLGAASSKAADRVISWIIDLFLSVPHLVSLVMLAFVFGGGLAGVATAIALTHWPNLARIVRAEMIQLKSAEYIQISHKLGQSRLRIAVQHMLPHLVPQLFVGVLLIFPHAILHEAAITFLGLGLSPQQPAIGIILSESMRYLSAGMWWLAFFPGLALLLVVRAFDVLGNSLKMLTGTGSSREVR from the coding sequence ATGAAGCAGACGGTTGAACGCTCCTCCGAGCAGACTCCAGAAACAGCCGAAGTGCAGAAAGTGAACACTGCAACTCAAGAGGTACGACACAACATTAATCCGGAGCTATTGCAAACGGGAGCTGAAAAAGAGACAAGCCATACTAGAAAAGGTTATGCGGGTGTCAGCAACCCACCTTTTCGCAATCCTCGCAAAAGGGCTTTGATCTGGGGCAGTTTCGCCGTGATCTGGATTGTCACTGTGTGGTTGACGGGCAGGCTACTCCCCGCTGGTTCTACGCTAACTTCATTAATGGATCGAAATCTGTCTCCGGCCTGGGCGCATCCATTTGGCACGGATTGGCTCGGAAGAGATATGTTCATGCGTACGTTAAAAGGATTGGCAACCAGTATTCAAGTTGGATTGCTTGCTGCATGTGGCGGTGGACTGATCGCACTGTTGTTAGGTCTGGGGGCCGCTTCAAGCAAGGCAGCCGACCGGGTAATCTCGTGGATTATCGACCTGTTCCTCAGTGTGCCTCATCTGGTATCGCTGGTCATGTTGGCCTTTGTATTCGGTGGAGGTTTGGCAGGAGTGGCGACAGCAATCGCGCTGACGCACTGGCCGAATCTGGCTCGGATTGTAAGAGCCGAGATGATTCAACTGAAATCCGCAGAATACATTCAGATTTCACATAAGTTGGGCCAATCGCGGTTACGAATTGCGGTGCAGCATATGCTGCCACATCTGGTCCCGCAGCTGTTCGTGGGCGTACTGCTAATCTTTCCCCATGCCATTCTGCATGAGGCGGCCATTACGTTTCTGGGGCTGGGGTTGTCCCCGCAACAACCGGCAATTGGAATTATTTTGTCCGAGTCGATGAGATATTTATCTGCTGGCATGTGGTGGCTCGCCTTTTTCCCGGGACTGGCATTGTTGCTGGTGGTTCGCGCGTTTGATGTATTGGGCAACAGTCTGAAGATGTTGACGGGTACAGGTAGTTCAAGGGAGGTGAGGTAA
- a CDS encoding ABC transporter ATP-binding protein, translated as MALLDIEGVSVSFRRARGWFAHEQTYVIQNLDLSINEGEIVAVVGASGSGKSVLAQAIMGILPANARLEGCISYSGEPLTPERQLHLRGDELMLIPQSVSYLDPLMKVGRQVQPVTRDSGRKRGFITRSHMKKTEQELMERYHLPQGTAGKYPFELSGGMARRVLMATATSGHPKLIIADEPTPGIHPEVLAETMKQFRELANEGVGILWITHDVTTALTAADRIAVFYAGANVETAQVDDFTGTGEHLRHPYTKALWNALPQNGFQPLPGSQPLAGQEITAGCSFAPRCSAATAACTHERPQLRKIRGGEVRCFHVT; from the coding sequence ATGGCTCTTCTTGATATTGAGGGTGTGTCGGTGTCGTTTCGGCGCGCTCGCGGTTGGTTTGCGCATGAACAGACTTATGTCATTCAGAATCTGGATCTTTCCATAAACGAGGGTGAGATCGTGGCTGTTGTAGGTGCAAGCGGATCGGGTAAAAGTGTGCTGGCGCAGGCCATTATGGGTATTCTACCTGCCAATGCCAGGTTGGAGGGGTGTATTAGCTATAGCGGCGAGCCATTGACCCCAGAGCGGCAGCTTCATCTGCGTGGTGATGAACTGATGTTGATTCCACAATCCGTCAGTTATTTGGACCCGTTGATGAAGGTGGGAAGGCAAGTTCAGCCAGTAACCCGAGATTCCGGACGGAAACGAGGCTTCATAACTCGATCGCATATGAAAAAGACGGAGCAGGAGCTGATGGAACGGTATCATCTTCCTCAAGGAACAGCCGGGAAATACCCGTTTGAGTTGTCCGGAGGTATGGCAAGGCGAGTGCTAATGGCGACAGCGACCTCCGGTCATCCGAAGCTGATCATTGCGGATGAGCCGACACCAGGCATCCATCCGGAAGTGTTAGCCGAGACGATGAAGCAATTTCGCGAGCTCGCGAATGAAGGCGTAGGTATCCTGTGGATTACGCATGATGTTACGACAGCCCTGACGGCTGCCGATCGCATTGCTGTATTTTACGCGGGTGCCAATGTAGAGACGGCGCAGGTTGATGATTTTACGGGAACGGGGGAACATCTGCGCCATCCGTATACGAAAGCACTCTGGAATGCGTTGCCACAGAACGGATTTCAGCCACTCCCGGGCTCCCAGCCATTGGCGGGTCAAGAGATTACAGCAGGATGTTCATTTGCTCCCCGATGTAGCGCAGCAACCGCAGCATGTACCCACGAACGTCCTCAGCTTCGTAAGATACGAGGCGGAGAAGTGAGGTGTTTCCATGTCACTTGA
- a CDS encoding ATP-binding cassette domain-containing protein, which produces MSLEAREVSYCYDQTSWVFQQMNMQVQQGEVVGLWGPSGCGKTSLGRILAGYAEPVSGQVLLDGNPLPRTGVCPVQLVFQHPEKAVNPRWRMRRVLEEAAVQDEQLLEALGIQQTWLDRKPSELSGGELQRFCVARALGTATRYVIADEMTTMLDAITQAQIWHTVMGVARERDLGLLIISHDRDLLDRLCDRITPMPTI; this is translated from the coding sequence ATGTCACTTGAAGCACGGGAAGTGAGTTACTGTTACGATCAGACATCGTGGGTGTTCCAGCAGATGAATATGCAGGTGCAACAGGGAGAAGTGGTCGGCTTGTGGGGGCCGAGTGGCTGTGGCAAAACAAGTCTTGGACGCATCCTTGCAGGATATGCCGAACCCGTGTCAGGACAAGTACTTCTGGATGGGAACCCACTTCCTCGTACAGGAGTATGTCCGGTTCAGCTGGTATTCCAGCACCCGGAGAAAGCCGTGAATCCACGATGGCGGATGCGTCGTGTACTTGAGGAAGCGGCTGTGCAGGATGAGCAGTTGCTCGAAGCGTTGGGTATTCAGCAGACTTGGCTGGACCGCAAACCGAGTGAATTATCCGGTGGAGAACTGCAACGTTTCTGTGTGGCGCGAGCACTTGGTACAGCGACACGTTACGTGATCGCAGATGAGATGACGACGATGCTGGATGCAATCACTCAGGCACAGATCTGGCATACTGTGATGGGGGTGGCTCGCGAGCGTGATCTGGGATTACTGATCATAAGCCATGATCGGGATTTGCTGGATAGGCTATGCGACAGAATCACTCCGATGCCAACAATATAG
- a CDS encoding stalk domain-containing protein, with protein MKNKKWLIAAGVFGMVLTGSAGVYAGTQLETIKAYLNHGLAIEVNGQKFTPTGDQGKKLAPITYQGSTYLPVRSIADALKTEVKYDSQNNKVSIGSSSSSGGSTSSGNSGSTSPTTGTNTQAAGVKSKYLPADFPLPKDAKATSLIESNVGGNDKKVVLTYTTKETLLTVGTSYKDYYQTKNLSQNSQDIQVDGFSIVGREDGEYAVTISGSVSATNKDLNEITVVWGEE; from the coding sequence ATGAAAAACAAGAAGTGGTTGATTGCTGCGGGTGTGTTCGGCATGGTGTTGACGGGATCGGCAGGCGTATATGCAGGTACACAACTGGAGACGATCAAAGCTTATCTGAACCATGGACTCGCCATCGAAGTGAACGGGCAGAAATTTACACCGACAGGTGACCAGGGCAAAAAGCTTGCGCCAATTACGTATCAAGGCAGTACATATCTCCCCGTTCGTTCCATTGCAGATGCGTTGAAGACCGAAGTGAAGTATGATTCCCAGAATAATAAAGTAAGTATTGGCTCTTCAAGCTCCTCCGGTGGGTCAACATCCAGTGGCAACAGCGGTTCAACATCGCCGACAACAGGTACAAACACACAGGCTGCAGGCGTGAAATCCAAGTATCTGCCAGCAGATTTCCCATTACCGAAAGATGCCAAGGCAACGAGCTTAATTGAGAGTAATGTGGGCGGCAACGATAAAAAAGTAGTGCTTACGTACACAACAAAAGAAACATTACTAACCGTTGGAACATCCTACAAAGACTACTACCAGACTAAAAACTTAAGCCAAAACAGTCAGGATATACAGGTTGACGGCTTCAGCATCGTGGGTCGTGAAGACGGTGAATATGCCGTAACGATCTCAGGTTCTGTGTCTGCAACCAACAAGGATCTGAATGAAATCACTGTGGTGTGGGGCGAAGAGTAA
- a CDS encoding S9 family peptidase, giving the protein MMSQRGITSEDLYQITWVNDPTPSPQGGQLVYVSRKTNEARDGYCSHLRLLHLGSQKDRPFTSGEKDHSPAWSPDGSQLAFIRENDGKSQVWIIATDGGEARQISHLKHGVSSLLWSPDGHTLLVKSSVEISGQEDLELTDPKDNEHKLPQEHVVDRIRMKSDAGGVWNGRRAHLFTITPIEAEAIPVTTGHYDVGDYAWSPDGTSIVWIAQMPEEGEDHNDYTLTNHVYLAKADGSDVQQLTPEGYTFSRLTFAPDGQSLALLASDRSYGNATLVKLYTLPISGGELVCLSTDWDVQLNHSIVGDMRSHLTTTGPVFSRDGSSILCLATIHGSVRIAKFARDGSSADYILPDEREIYQFAELENGQIVAAVADTRSPGDIYLYEQPENSEVEPIQLTHSNPQLEDEIHLSTPETFWFNSSDGLRLQGWIMKPHGMVDGVKIPTILEIHGGPHMMYGFTFMHEFQILAAQGYAVVYINPRGGLGYGQQFVDACRGDYGGGDYRDLMESVDYALSQYEFIDESRLGVTGGSYGGFMTNWIVGHTDRFKAAVTQRSISNWLSFYGVSDIGYFFTEDQIGGNAWDDTEKLWKHSPLAYVGNVSTPLLILHGEQDLRCPIEQAEQLYVALKRRKQTTRLVRFPGANHELSRGGHPHLRVRRLEHIAGWFNEYL; this is encoded by the coding sequence ATGATGAGTCAGCGCGGCATCACATCGGAAGATCTTTATCAGATTACATGGGTTAACGATCCAACTCCGTCTCCTCAAGGCGGACAACTGGTATATGTAAGCCGGAAAACGAATGAAGCACGTGACGGTTATTGTTCTCACCTAAGACTGCTGCATCTGGGGAGTCAAAAGGACAGGCCCTTTACCTCTGGAGAGAAGGATCATTCCCCTGCCTGGTCGCCAGATGGGTCTCAGCTTGCTTTTATACGAGAGAATGATGGTAAATCCCAAGTGTGGATCATCGCAACAGATGGCGGAGAGGCACGGCAAATCAGTCACCTGAAACATGGCGTCAGTTCCTTGCTCTGGTCACCAGATGGCCATACTTTGCTTGTGAAATCATCCGTGGAAATAAGCGGACAAGAAGACTTAGAACTTACAGATCCTAAAGACAATGAACATAAACTTCCACAAGAGCATGTTGTAGACCGGATTCGCATGAAGTCAGATGCCGGCGGAGTATGGAACGGAAGACGTGCCCATCTCTTCACCATCACGCCGATCGAAGCGGAAGCAATCCCTGTAACTACAGGTCATTATGACGTTGGAGACTACGCCTGGTCACCGGACGGAACATCCATCGTATGGATCGCGCAGATGCCCGAAGAAGGTGAGGACCATAATGATTACACCCTGACTAATCATGTGTACCTTGCCAAGGCAGACGGATCGGATGTGCAGCAGTTGACCCCAGAAGGATATACGTTCAGCCGACTAACTTTCGCACCGGATGGACAATCCCTGGCACTGCTCGCCAGCGACCGTTCCTATGGAAATGCCACACTTGTGAAGCTGTACACCCTTCCGATATCAGGAGGTGAACTCGTATGTCTAAGCACCGATTGGGACGTGCAGCTAAATCATAGTATTGTTGGTGACATGAGATCACATCTGACAACCACGGGGCCTGTATTCAGTCGGGATGGATCATCCATCCTCTGTCTAGCGACCATCCATGGTAGTGTACGCATCGCCAAATTCGCACGAGACGGCAGCAGTGCCGACTATATATTGCCTGACGAACGGGAAATTTATCAGTTTGCTGAGTTGGAAAATGGGCAGATCGTTGCCGCTGTTGCCGATACACGAAGTCCTGGTGACATCTATCTGTATGAACAGCCGGAAAATTCCGAAGTAGAGCCTATTCAGCTCACCCATAGCAATCCACAGCTTGAGGATGAGATCCACCTTAGTACACCGGAAACCTTCTGGTTCAATTCCTCAGATGGCCTGCGGCTGCAAGGATGGATCATGAAACCTCATGGCATGGTCGACGGGGTCAAAATCCCGACTATTCTGGAGATTCATGGCGGCCCGCACATGATGTATGGTTTTACATTTATGCACGAGTTCCAGATTCTCGCCGCACAAGGCTACGCTGTTGTATACATTAATCCACGCGGGGGCCTTGGATATGGGCAGCAGTTTGTAGACGCCTGTCGCGGAGATTACGGCGGTGGCGATTATCGTGATCTCATGGAGAGCGTGGATTATGCCCTATCCCAATATGAGTTTATCGATGAATCCAGATTGGGCGTAACCGGGGGCAGTTATGGTGGCTTCATGACCAACTGGATTGTTGGACACACCGATCGCTTTAAGGCCGCAGTTACCCAGCGTTCCATCTCCAACTGGCTATCGTTCTACGGCGTAAGTGACATTGGATATTTCTTCACGGAAGACCAGATTGGCGGTAACGCGTGGGATGACACGGAAAAGCTGTGGAAACATTCTCCGCTCGCTTACGTTGGCAACGTGAGTACGCCGTTGCTCATATTACATGGCGAACAGGATCTGCGGTGTCCGATTGAACAGGCCGAGCAGTTATACGTTGCGTTGAAACGGCGCAAGCAGACCACAAGGCTTGTTCGGTTCCCAGGCGCCAACCATGAGTTGTCTCGGGGAGGTCATCCTCACTTGAGGGTACGCCGTCTGGAGCATATTGCCGGATGGTTTAACGAGTACCTGTAA
- a CDS encoding STM3941 family protein: MSTSYEQHVEYPNRKRMAWLTAGAALFVAAGFFLIFDGSSVTNDSILSGVIGLLSILFFGLCFCYSLVKMIKKEPSFVIDEDGFVDSSSYTAGGAVAWRDVENIFMYELMGQKMIGVKLRDEKAFLDRQNGMKRKLMTVNSNMVDATISVAQSSLTLPLDQLYIMMMSHWRHVSDSMIHDSYSRR; this comes from the coding sequence TTGAGCACATCCTATGAGCAGCATGTGGAATATCCAAACCGAAAACGAATGGCGTGGCTTACAGCAGGGGCGGCACTTTTTGTGGCAGCCGGATTTTTTTTGATTTTTGATGGTTCATCAGTTACGAATGATTCGATCCTTTCGGGTGTGATCGGACTTCTTTCCATTTTATTTTTCGGGCTATGTTTCTGCTACAGTCTGGTAAAGATGATTAAGAAGGAACCTTCTTTTGTCATCGATGAGGATGGGTTTGTGGATTCATCTTCTTATACCGCAGGAGGGGCAGTGGCCTGGAGAGACGTTGAGAATATTTTTATGTATGAATTAATGGGTCAGAAAATGATCGGGGTTAAACTGCGGGATGAGAAAGCCTTTTTGGATCGCCAGAATGGGATGAAACGCAAGTTAATGACGGTCAACAGCAATATGGTCGATGCGACCATCAGCGTTGCCCAAAGCAGCCTCACTTTGCCACTGGATCAATTGTATATCATGATGATGAGCCACTGGAGACATGTGAGTGATAGCATGATTCATGATTCGTATAGTCGTCGTTAG
- a CDS encoding aldo/keto reductase encodes MMHSNATRTILLPDGTALPAIGQGTWNMGEKQSSREEEVRALRSGIEQGMTVIDTAEMYAEGGAEVVTGKAISGYRDEVFLVSKVYPHHADRKQMITACERSLKRLGTDRLDLYLLHWRGGVPLEETVQALEQLKQSGKILRWGVSNLDTRDMQELWNLPEGAQCMVNQVLYHAASRGIEHDLLSWMRERHVPVMAYCPLAQGGRLRSELLEHPVIQEIAQDRGATTSQIALAWVIRDGDVLAIPKAVQLNHVADNAAAVNIVLTPEELTRLNEAFPAPKGKVPLDIV; translated from the coding sequence ATGATGCATAGTAATGCAACACGCACGATTCTGCTTCCAGATGGAACTGCCCTGCCTGCGATAGGACAAGGCACTTGGAATATGGGAGAGAAGCAATCCAGCCGGGAAGAAGAAGTACGGGCACTGCGTTCCGGTATTGAACAGGGAATGACCGTGATTGATACAGCGGAGATGTATGCTGAAGGTGGGGCTGAAGTTGTTACGGGAAAGGCTATCTCGGGCTATCGTGACGAAGTCTTTCTCGTATCCAAAGTGTATCCCCATCACGCGGATCGCAAGCAGATGATTACGGCCTGTGAACGCAGTCTCAAGCGCTTAGGAACAGATCGCCTGGATCTGTATCTGCTCCACTGGCGCGGAGGAGTACCGCTTGAAGAGACAGTTCAGGCTTTGGAACAATTGAAGCAATCCGGTAAAATCCTGCGTTGGGGTGTATCGAACCTGGATACAAGGGATATGCAGGAGTTATGGAACCTGCCGGAGGGTGCTCAGTGCATGGTGAATCAGGTGCTGTACCATGCAGCTTCGCGTGGTATTGAACATGATCTGCTCTCCTGGATGCGGGAACGGCATGTTCCAGTGATGGCGTATTGTCCCCTGGCTCAGGGTGGCAGACTTCGAAGTGAATTGTTGGAGCATCCGGTCATTCAGGAGATTGCACAGGATCGAGGAGCTACGACTTCGCAGATCGCATTAGCCTGGGTGATCAGGGACGGAGATGTGCTGGCGATTCCCAAGGCAGTACAGCTGAATCATGTGGCAGACAATGCGGCAGCAGTGAACATTGTTTTGACACCAGAGGAACTGACACGGTTGAATGAGGCATTCCCTGCGCCTAAAGGCAAGGTACCTTTAGATATCGTGTGA
- a CDS encoding GntR family transcriptional regulator yields MTMEFDNNLPIYLQIMQYIKRQIVTGTLQAGDKIPSVRELAAELQINPNTVQRTFQELEREEVVETKRGLGRYVTSEERKIMTIKKEMAGELLERFLTGMQELGIEEQDILSIVADAVAEGKGGTTHE; encoded by the coding sequence GTGACTATGGAATTTGATAACAACTTACCGATCTATCTGCAGATCATGCAGTACATCAAGAGACAGATTGTGACCGGAACACTTCAGGCAGGTGACAAAATTCCTTCGGTTCGTGAACTCGCGGCTGAATTACAGATCAATCCAAATACAGTACAACGGACATTTCAGGAGCTTGAGCGGGAAGAAGTGGTCGAAACCAAACGGGGCTTGGGCAGATACGTGACAAGTGAGGAGCGGAAGATTATGACGATCAAAAAAGAGATGGCCGGTGAATTGCTAGAACGCTTTCTGACCGGAATGCAGGAACTGGGGATCGAAGAGCAGGATATCTTATCCATCGTAGCCGATGCCGTTGCGGAAGGAAAGGGAGGAACAACGCATGAGTAA
- a CDS encoding ABC transporter ATP-binding protein, giving the protein MSNILELNQINKTYGNKKALSNITLDIAPGRIVGLLGSNGSGKSTLMKLVAGLLHPSSGTIQVTGKPVGLETKSLVSFMPDRPLTEKWMRVRDAIAYYRDFYTDFDEEKAREMLEFMNLVESDRVRHLSKGMNERLQLTLALSRKARLYLLDEPIGGVDPVARGKILDAIVKFYDEDSSLIISTHLVNDIERIFDEVVFIREGQLVMREEVETLRLKYGKSVDEMFKEVYAE; this is encoded by the coding sequence ATGAGTAACATCCTTGAACTGAACCAGATTAACAAGACGTATGGTAATAAGAAAGCGCTCAGTAATATTACATTGGATATTGCTCCAGGCCGAATTGTAGGTCTGTTGGGTAGCAACGGCAGTGGCAAGAGTACGCTCATGAAGCTGGTTGCAGGTTTGTTGCATCCTAGCAGTGGCACGATTCAGGTTACTGGTAAACCAGTTGGTCTGGAGACGAAGTCGCTAGTTTCATTTATGCCGGATCGCCCATTGACCGAGAAGTGGATGAGAGTGCGGGATGCGATTGCATACTATCGCGATTTCTATACTGATTTTGATGAAGAGAAGGCACGGGAGATGCTGGAATTCATGAACCTTGTCGAGAGTGACCGGGTACGGCATTTGTCAAAAGGTATGAATGAAAGACTACAACTAACACTGGCGCTATCTCGTAAGGCTCGTCTGTATTTGCTGGATGAGCCTATTGGCGGAGTAGACCCGGTTGCGCGTGGCAAGATTCTGGATGCGATCGTCAAATTCTATGATGAAGACAGCAGTCTCATCATCTCCACGCATCTTGTGAATGATATCGAACGGATTTTTGATGAAGTGGTCTTCATTCGTGAAGGTCAGCTGGTGATGCGGGAAGAAGTGGAAACACTCCGTCTGAAGTATGGAAAAAGTGTGGATGAGATGTTCAAGGAGGTCTATGCGGAATGA